Proteins from one Pontibacter korlensis genomic window:
- a CDS encoding efflux RND transporter periplasmic adaptor subunit has product MIRSYYIKKISKFSAAICFAALVTSCQGTDTTEKEAASTAEGYCLPAQLAKNIKLADVTPATENNHIQLTGRVMSNPEKYYRFVPLLDGVVSKVNFSLGDYVKEGTVLLEIRSPELSSLNAELRTAQAQLKLAQRQLSATQEMFEDGVASERELIEAQQDVEMAKHEITKVQENLGIYGGSLERGVLIIRAPFSGHIVSKNIVGGQQIEAGDEPLFSVSDLEEVWVMANVYAGNLSSVKQGMEVEVSALSYPDQKFKGKIDRLANTFDTDERVLKARISIQNRDLLLKPEMFVNVSVTQDNLAKDDEQERLLSFPAKAMILANSKHQVVVYRDSCNFDIVQLNLVYQTANAVMVKEGLKEGDKVVTENHLLIYNQIQN; this is encoded by the coding sequence ATGATACGCTCATACTATATAAAAAAGATTAGTAAGTTTTCTGCTGCTATTTGCTTTGCGGCACTAGTTACCTCTTGCCAAGGTACAGACACAACAGAAAAAGAGGCAGCTAGCACGGCTGAAGGTTACTGCCTTCCGGCGCAGCTGGCAAAGAACATCAAACTGGCTGATGTAACACCTGCCACAGAAAACAACCACATTCAGCTGACAGGCAGGGTAATGAGTAACCCTGAGAAATACTACCGCTTTGTGCCTTTGCTGGATGGCGTAGTGTCGAAAGTTAACTTCTCATTAGGTGATTATGTGAAGGAAGGTACTGTATTGCTGGAAATCCGCAGCCCGGAGTTAAGCAGCCTGAACGCCGAACTACGCACAGCACAGGCGCAGTTAAAGTTGGCACAGCGCCAGCTTTCCGCTACACAGGAAATGTTTGAGGATGGCGTTGCGTCGGAGCGTGAGCTGATTGAGGCGCAACAGGACGTGGAGATGGCCAAGCACGAAATCACTAAGGTACAGGAGAACCTGGGGATTTACGGTGGTAGCCTGGAGCGGGGCGTGCTCATCATTAGAGCGCCGTTTAGTGGCCACATTGTATCGAAGAACATTGTGGGCGGGCAGCAGATAGAGGCTGGTGATGAACCACTGTTCTCCGTTTCAGACCTGGAGGAGGTATGGGTAATGGCTAATGTCTACGCCGGTAACCTAAGTAGTGTGAAGCAGGGAATGGAGGTAGAGGTAAGTGCCTTGTCCTACCCGGACCAGAAATTCAAGGGCAAGATAGACCGGCTGGCCAATACCTTCGATACTGATGAACGTGTGCTGAAGGCGCGCATCAGCATTCAGAACCGCGACTTGCTCCTGAAGCCTGAGATGTTTGTGAATGTATCGGTAACACAGGACAATCTCGCAAAAGATGATGAACAGGAGCGCTTGCTGTCTTTCCCGGCCAAAGCCATGATATTAGCCAACTCCAAACACCAGGTGGTGGTGTACCGCGATAGCTGCAACTTCGATATAGTGCAGCTCAACCTAGTGTACCAGACAGCAAATGCTGTAATGGTGAAAGAAGGCTTGAAAGAAGGGGACAAGGTGGTGACCGAAAACCACCTGCTCATCTATAACCAGATTCAGAACTAA